Proteins from a single region of candidate division KSB1 bacterium:
- a CDS encoding acyl-CoA thioesterase: MSSNNYKSKPMSNSKVEMTEMVLPGDTNSQGNIFGGKVMQLIDIAASVAALRHCRKPVNTVNIDQLDFKKPIKMGHIVVLYAQVEYVGITSMEIGVEVFSENPLTGERIKTTVAHLVFVALDENGKPTKVEQVVPESDDEKRRYQEAKQRREARRKQILNKGAV, translated from the coding sequence ATGAGTTCAAATAACTATAAAAGTAAACCCATGAGTAATTCCAAGGTCGAAATGACGGAAATGGTTCTTCCCGGAGATACCAATTCCCAGGGAAATATCTTTGGCGGCAAGGTGATGCAGCTTATAGACATTGCTGCAAGTGTGGCTGCTTTACGCCATTGCCGAAAACCGGTAAATACGGTTAACATCGACCAACTTGATTTTAAAAAACCCATAAAAATGGGACACATTGTAGTTCTTTATGCGCAAGTGGAATATGTCGGAATAACATCCATGGAGATTGGCGTTGAGGTTTTTTCCGAAAATCCACTAACCGGTGAAAGGATAAAAACAACGGTGGCGCACCTGGTGTTCGTTGCCCTCGATGAGAATGGAAAACCCACGAAGGTTGAGCAGGTTGTCCCTGAATCTGACGATGAAAAGAGACGCTACCAGGAAGCCAAACAGAGACGCGAAGCTCGTAGGAAACAAATCTTGAATAAAGGGGCTGTTTGA